Proteins from a genomic interval of Capsicum annuum cultivar UCD-10X-F1 chromosome 4, UCD10Xv1.1, whole genome shotgun sequence:
- the LOC124897833 gene encoding LRR receptor-like serine/threonine-protein kinase RGI5 has product MEKIFTSLLLLLHNVMVSSAMTQTNTTTDQLALLSLKSQIISDPSHFLDESWSPATSVSRWVGVAGSRHQRVKSLNLSNMALIGRIPSNFGNLTFLVCLDLGSNNFHGNLPQEMTCLRRLKFLDLSFNNFRGEVPSWFGFLQKLQVLNLRNNSFTGSIPSFSNMSTLQTLNLAFNSLEGHIPVSLSNASRLETLELSYNSLQANIPEWISSLHNMNLLGIEYTQLVGSIPFTIFSISRIEVVAFTGNSLSGSLPNGLCNGLPILKGLYLSINKLRGHMPTSISNCSQLQILSLSKNEFDGPIHSEIGRLSNLQILELGANHFTGIIPQEIGNLVNLAKLGMEDNQITGSVPISIFNISSLQVLSLWQNNLSGLLPGEIGNLTNM; this is encoded by the exons atggagaaaatattcACCTCTTTGCTCTTGTTGCTTCACAATGTTATGGTTAGTTCAGCCATGACCCAAACCAACACTACCACTGATCAATTAGCTCTTCTGTCCTTAAAATCTCAAATTATTTCCGACCCCTCTCACTTTTTGGATGAAAGTTGGTCTCCCGCTACTTCTGTTTCCCGTTGGGTGGGAGTCGCTGGTTCGCGCCACCAGCGAGTGAAGTCCTTGAATCTTTCTAACATGGCTCTTATAGGAAGGATTCCAAGTAATTTTGGAAACCTCACATTTCTTGTTTGTCTTGACTTGGGAAGCAATAATTTCCATGGAAATTTGCCTCAGGAAATGACATGCTTGCGTCGGcttaagtttcttgatttaagttTCAACAACTTCAGAGGGGAGGTTCCttcttggtttggatttttaCAAAAACTTCAAGTTCTAAATCTTAGGAATAATAGTTTCACCGGTTCCATCCCTTCATTTTCTAATATGTCCACACTTCAGACATTGAATTTGGCATTCAATTCTTTAGAAGGTCATATCCCTGTGTCTCTCTCGAATGCCTCAAGGTTGGAGACGTTAGAATTATCTTATAATTCACTTCAAGCAAACATTCCAGAATGGATCAGCAGCCTTCACAACATGAACTTGTTGGGCATAGAGTATACTCAGCTAGTGGGTTCTATACCATTCACAATTTTCAGTATTTCTAGGATCGAAGTCGTTGCATTTACTGGCAATAGCTTATCAGGAAGTCTTCCCAATGGTTTATGCAATGGTCTCCCAATACTCAAAGGGCTTTATTTATCCATAAACAAGCTTCGCGGTCATATGCCTACAAGCATATCAAATTGTTCACAACTTCAAATTTTGTCTTTATCAAAAAATGAGTTTGATGGACCAATACATAGTGAAATTGGAAGATTGAGTAACTTGCAGATATTAGAACTCGGAGCTAACCATTTCACTG GGATAATTCCACAAGAAATTGGAAATCTTGTTAATTTGGCAAAGTTAGGCATGGAGGATAATCAGATTACTGGCTCTGTGCCGATCTCCATATTCAATATCTCATCGCTGCAAGTTTTGTCGCTGTGGCAGAACAATCTTAGTGGACTCTTACCAGGGGAGATTGGCAACTTAACCAACATGTAG